A single Providencia manganoxydans DNA region contains:
- a CDS encoding 3-hydroxybutyrate dehydrogenase yields the protein MNLSGKTVLITGSTSGIGLGIAQVFARTGANIILNGFGDVELAKAKVAQGNKIPGYHGADLSDEEQIRDMMYYANQEFGGVDILINNAGIQHVSAVDSFPVDKWNAVIAINLSSVFHTSRLALPNMQKRHWGRIINIASVHGLVASKNKSAYVAAKHGVIGLTKSIALETARTNITCNAICPGWVLTPLVQQQIDQRIAEGANSEEAVKELLEEKQPSGQFVTPQQIGELALFLCSESANQVRGVAWNMDGGWVAQ from the coding sequence ATGAATTTAAGTGGGAAAACTGTGCTTATTACAGGCTCAACAAGTGGAATAGGTTTAGGGATAGCGCAAGTGTTTGCCCGAACGGGAGCTAATATTATTCTTAACGGGTTTGGCGATGTTGAATTAGCAAAAGCAAAAGTCGCACAAGGTAATAAAATACCGGGTTATCACGGCGCAGATTTAAGTGATGAAGAACAAATTAGAGATATGATGTATTATGCTAACCAAGAATTTGGTGGCGTAGATATTCTTATCAATAATGCAGGTATTCAGCATGTCTCTGCTGTTGACTCATTTCCTGTTGATAAATGGAATGCGGTTATTGCAATCAATCTTTCATCGGTATTTCATACTTCGCGTTTAGCGTTACCGAATATGCAAAAACGTCATTGGGGAAGAATTATTAATATTGCTTCAGTGCATGGTCTAGTCGCTTCAAAAAATAAATCTGCGTATGTGGCGGCTAAACATGGGGTGATTGGTTTAACAAAGAGTATCGCGCTAGAAACTGCGCGCACGAATATTACTTGTAATGCTATTTGCCCTGGTTGGGTACTGACACCACTAGTACAACAGCAGATTGATCAGCGTATTGCTGAGGGTGCTAATTCAGAAGAGGCAGTTAAAGAATTGCTCGAAGAAAAACAACCATCAGGGCAGTTTGTCACACCTCAACAAATCGGCGAGCTCGCTCTCTTTTTATGTTCTGAGAGTGCAAATCAGGTTCGAGGTGTGGCTTGGAATATGGATGGGGGTTGGGTGGCTCAATAA